In one window of Oncorhynchus kisutch isolate 150728-3 linkage group LG16, Okis_V2, whole genome shotgun sequence DNA:
- the LOC109880511 gene encoding grancalcin, with translation MPLSQCISSNRFGFALRLLTFFTSKHFTASNRFVAILYSVHMAYPGYGGYGGPMQGMQPQGMPMQGGPMGGPPQAGYPQNGGGYPGTFAAPPQQPVNDPMWGYFTTIAGQDGEIDAEELQRCLTQTGISGTYTPFSLETCRIMIAMLDRDMTGKLGFNEFKELFAALSGWKQNFMMFDQDRSGTVEPHEMTQSISAMGYRISPQALNAVIKRYSKAGRIYFDDYVACAVKLRALTESFRRRDQMQQGAVNFQYDDFILCTMAI, from the exons ATGCCGTTGTCGCAGTGTATTTCAAGTAACAGGTTCGGTTTTGCATTGCGTTTACTGACTTTTTTTACATCGAAACATTTCACTGCATCGAATCGTTTTGTGGCAATTCTTTATAGTGTACATATGGCTTATCCAGGATATGGCGGG TATGGAGGACCAATGCAAGGCATGCAACCCCAGGGTATGCCCATGCAGGGTGGACCCATGGGAGGCCCACCCCAGGCAGGCTACCCCCAGAATGGTGGAGGCTACCCTGGTACCTTTGCCGCTCCTCCTCAGCAGCCTGTTAATGACCCCATGTGGGGGTACTTTACTACCATAGCAGGACAG GATGGGGAGATTGATGCAGAGGAGCTTCAGAGGTGTCTTACACAGACTGGTATCAGTGGCACCTATACTC CCTTCAGTTTGGAGACATGTAGAATCATGATTGCAATGCTGGAT AGAGACATGACCGGAAAGCTGGGCTTCAATGAGTTCAAGGAGCTGTTTGCTGCCTTGAGTGGCTGGAAGCAGAACTTCATGATGTTTGACCAGGACCGGAGTGGCACGGTGGAACCCCATGAGATGACCCAGTCCATCTCCGCTATGG GCTACAGGATCAGCCCGCAAGCTCTGAACGCTGTCATCAAACGCTACAGCAAGGCTGGCCGGATCTATTTTGACGACTATGTGGCATGTGCTGTGAAGCTTCGCGCCCTCACAG AGAGCTTCAGGAGGAGAGACCAGATGCAGCAGGGGGCTGTCAACTTCCAATACGATGAC TTTATCCTGTGTACAATGGCCAtctga